In Thermoanaerobaculia bacterium, the following proteins share a genomic window:
- the plsY gene encoding glycerol-3-phosphate 1-O-acyltransferase PlsY, translating to MLPLLVVLAYLLGSVSFSIVVVRLFFRKDIREEGSGNAGATNVLRNHGTKAGIAVAVLDVAKGAAAVWGVKWATADPAWLSAAAFAVVLGHVFPVFFRFRGGKGVATTVGAFLVLAPAATAVVIALFVLVVALTRYVSLGSILAATALPPVALYLFRSPDAVALSAGATALLILFKHRENLRRLAAGSERRLGRK from the coding sequence ATGCTCCCGCTCCTCGTGGTGCTCGCCTATCTCCTCGGCTCCGTCTCTTTCTCGATCGTCGTCGTGCGGCTCTTCTTCCGGAAGGACATCCGCGAAGAAGGGTCCGGGAACGCGGGAGCGACGAACGTGCTCCGCAACCACGGGACGAAAGCGGGAATCGCCGTCGCGGTTCTCGACGTGGCGAAGGGGGCGGCCGCGGTCTGGGGGGTGAAATGGGCGACGGCGGACCCCGCCTGGCTTTCCGCGGCGGCGTTCGCGGTCGTGCTGGGCCACGTCTTCCCGGTTTTCTTCCGGTTTCGCGGCGGAAAGGGGGTCGCGACGACGGTCGGCGCGTTCCTGGTCCTCGCGCCGGCGGCGACCGCCGTCGTCATCGCCCTGTTCGTCCTGGTCGTGGCGCTGACCCGGTACGTCTCCCTCGGCTCGATCCTCGCCGCGACCGCTCTTCCCCCGGTCGCGCTCTACCTGTTCCGTTCGCCGGACGCGGTCGCTCTCTCGGCGGGCGCGACGGCCCTCCTGATTCTCTTCAAGCATCGCGAGAACCTGCGGCGTCTGGCCGCGGGCAGCGAGCGGCGCCTCGGCCGGAAATGA